A window of Bacteroidota bacterium contains these coding sequences:
- a CDS encoding FAD-dependent oxidoreductase, giving the protein MSERLNVILNGEIVQANPGETILALARRNDIEIPTLCNDPRLEPFTSCYVCVVEIEGMRGLQPSCSTKVAEGMKIETYNDKVKKARKTALDLMLSNHYADCLGPCTQACPAGVDVQGYISLIDKGQYNEAVAVIKETNPLPAICGRVCVRPCEVACRRNLLDDGAAVGIDYMKRFAADYDLQSENKFKPEIQPSTGKKVAVIGAGPGGLSAGFFLQKEGHQADIYEAAPKAGGWLRYGIPEYRLPNDLLQKEVDNITEMGVNIFYNQKLGDNLKYSELQKKYDAVILTIGSQKGTLIGCEGDDAENVFSGIEFLKNMEMSGKKEDFRGKKVAVVGGGNTAMDCCRTARRCGSEEVYVIYRRTEKEMPANPIEIHESKLEGVQYLFLTNPSKVNKDENGKLKSITCLKMELGEPDASGRRRPVPKEGSEFDLEVDYILAAIGQKTIVNFLEEVNENVKDGELKITRWGDIEADPKTLQTGIKNMFAAGDGVTGPATLIEAVAQAKIASRSCNLFLQGKEVKPFGKAFISKKDNFKPQVNEEYMGKFIPQKREEMPTLDPSKRMNFCEVELGYDSEEVARQEAQRCLECGCTEVFTCDLKKYSTEYGVDQVKFAGDFKEYEVDFRHPYIEIDSNKCILCARCIRICNEVVGAIALGLVNRGFDTYVAPSMGDKLQESNCESCGLCISTCPTGAITENVFFKPGPVKLEDAKTICNYCSVGCEINVKHRNEFVMKVEGSEGMINTDGNICRYAKFGYQYLNDKSRLTQPMLKVNGKFEPISFEEAAKIMAERISKVKADDNIFFAGARLSNEEQYLVQKLARAGAKTNNVSSFHYLNEQKGYLENSMANVPFEQIMDASKIYLLGSEINKDNAVVGFMINNAQFLKKTPVDLITVHADSSMKRKANKTIIIKSYYHFVKAVNHYLLSNGLENGMFIKDRCEGFEAYKATTLKENYTLLVEKSGVCCQDTIAEFARDYNNEMNAVLVFSEKELSAHACTEVLNLAMITGKLGKTASGLIPLKEKNNAQGIFDMGAIPAYGVGTQCIKDDAFVAKMKSVWGVTTLAENLRNCMLGAMKEGAYKNLFIFAEDPVGCAIDKAEVNAWLEKAEFVAVQDYFMTETAMAADLVIPATLPLEMDGSYSNAQKVFQEFEAQFAPKLEKQSFEQTADLLELLGVKGDKEVMDIRAEALSLLATEIEDEAYQFTYTEVDSNYNRLFNYGCDAVHLRFETDFENAFRD; this is encoded by the coding sequence ATGAGTGAAAGACTAAACGTAATATTAAACGGCGAAATCGTCCAAGCTAATCCCGGAGAAACTATTTTAGCACTCGCCAGAAGAAATGATATCGAAATTCCAACCCTTTGTAACGACCCACGGTTGGAACCCTTTACTTCATGCTATGTGTGTGTAGTTGAAATTGAAGGAATGCGAGGCTTGCAGCCATCCTGTTCCACCAAAGTTGCTGAAGGTATGAAGATCGAAACCTACAACGATAAGGTAAAGAAAGCACGCAAAACTGCCCTCGACCTGATGCTGAGCAATCATTATGCTGACTGTTTGGGTCCATGTACACAGGCCTGTCCGGCAGGGGTTGACGTTCAGGGTTATATTTCATTGATCGATAAAGGTCAATACAACGAAGCAGTGGCAGTGATTAAAGAAACCAATCCATTGCCTGCTATTTGTGGCCGGGTATGTGTTCGTCCCTGTGAAGTGGCTTGCCGAAGAAATCTTTTGGATGATGGTGCAGCAGTAGGAATTGATTACATGAAACGCTTTGCAGCGGATTATGATCTTCAATCAGAAAATAAATTTAAGCCGGAGATTCAGCCATCGACGGGCAAAAAAGTGGCCGTAATTGGTGCTGGCCCCGGTGGACTTTCAGCCGGATTCTTCCTCCAAAAAGAAGGCCATCAGGCAGATATTTACGAAGCTGCTCCAAAAGCAGGAGGATGGTTGAGGTACGGAATTCCTGAGTATCGCTTGCCTAACGATTTACTTCAGAAAGAAGTTGACAATATCACCGAAATGGGCGTAAATATATTTTACAACCAAAAATTGGGTGATAACCTGAAATATAGTGAACTGCAAAAAAAATACGATGCGGTTATATTAACCATTGGTTCTCAAAAAGGAACATTGATTGGTTGCGAAGGCGATGATGCCGAAAACGTGTTTTCAGGAATTGAGTTCTTGAAAAATATGGAAATGAGTGGTAAGAAAGAAGACTTCAGGGGCAAGAAAGTTGCTGTTGTTGGGGGTGGAAACACTGCCATGGACTGCTGTCGAACTGCCCGCCGATGCGGATCGGAGGAGGTTTATGTGATTTACCGCCGTACCGAAAAAGAAATGCCTGCCAACCCCATCGAAATTCACGAATCGAAATTGGAAGGAGTTCAGTATTTATTCCTGACGAATCCTTCAAAAGTGAATAAAGATGAAAATGGTAAGTTGAAATCGATAACTTGTCTGAAAATGGAACTTGGCGAGCCCGATGCTTCCGGCAGAAGAAGACCGGTTCCAAAAGAAGGTTCAGAATTTGACCTTGAAGTGGATTATATTTTAGCTGCCATCGGACAAAAAACGATTGTTAATTTCTTAGAGGAAGTAAACGAAAATGTGAAGGACGGTGAATTGAAAATTACCCGTTGGGGAGATATCGAAGCCGATCCAAAAACCTTGCAAACAGGAATCAAAAATATGTTCGCAGCAGGTGATGGCGTGACCGGACCTGCAACCTTAATCGAAGCTGTGGCACAAGCTAAAATCGCTTCACGTAGCTGCAATTTATTTTTACAGGGCAAAGAAGTGAAGCCTTTCGGAAAAGCATTCATCAGCAAAAAAGATAATTTCAAACCCCAGGTGAACGAGGAATACATGGGCAAATTCATCCCGCAAAAGCGTGAAGAAATGCCAACCCTTGATCCTTCAAAGCGAATGAATTTCTGTGAAGTTGAATTGGGTTATGATAGCGAAGAGGTTGCAAGGCAAGAAGCACAGCGCTGTCTGGAATGTGGATGTACCGAAGTTTTCACTTGTGATCTGAAAAAATATTCAACGGAATATGGTGTAGATCAGGTAAAATTTGCAGGAGATTTTAAAGAATACGAAGTTGATTTCCGTCATCCATACATCGAAATCGACTCGAACAAATGTATTTTATGCGCCCGATGTATCCGCATCTGTAACGAAGTGGTTGGTGCCATTGCCTTGGGTTTGGTTAACCGAGGTTTTGATACTTATGTAGCACCAAGTATGGGCGATAAATTACAGGAATCAAATTGCGAATCCTGTGGATTGTGTATCTCAACATGTCCAACGGGTGCGATTACTGAAAATGTATTCTTCAAACCGGGTCCTGTAAAACTGGAGGATGCAAAAACCATTTGCAATTACTGTTCGGTTGGCTGCGAAATTAACGTAAAACATCGCAACGAATTTGTGATGAAGGTTGAAGGTAGCGAAGGGATGATAAACACGGATGGCAATATTTGCAGATATGCCAAGTTTGGTTATCAGTATTTGAATGATAAGAGCCGATTGACTCAACCTATGTTAAAAGTCAATGGTAAGTTTGAGCCCATCAGTTTTGAAGAGGCAGCTAAAATCATGGCCGAACGCATTAGCAAGGTAAAAGCCGATGACAATATCTTTTTCGCGGGAGCCAGATTGAGTAATGAAGAGCAATATTTGGTTCAGAAACTGGCACGTGCCGGGGCAAAAACCAATAATGTCTCTAGTTTCCATTATCTGAATGAACAAAAAGGATATCTTGAAAACAGCATGGCCAATGTTCCGTTTGAGCAAATAATGGATGCCAGCAAGATTTACTTGTTGGGTTCTGAAATTAATAAGGACAACGCAGTAGTTGGTTTTATGATCAACAATGCTCAATTTTTAAAGAAAACTCCGGTTGATTTAATTACTGTGCATGCCGATAGCAGCATGAAACGGAAGGCGAACAAAACCATTATCATTAAATCCTATTATCATTTTGTGAAGGCAGTGAACCATTATTTATTGAGCAATGGTTTGGAGAATGGTATGTTTATTAAAGATCGTTGCGAAGGATTTGAAGCGTACAAAGCCACCACATTAAAAGAAAATTATACTTTACTGGTTGAGAAATCAGGTGTTTGTTGTCAGGATACCATTGCTGAATTTGCCAGGGATTATAACAATGAAATGAATGCCGTTCTGGTATTTTCTGAAAAAGAATTGAGTGCCCATGCCTGTACTGAAGTACTAAATTTAGCGATGATCACCGGTAAATTAGGCAAAACTGCCAGTGGACTCATTCCGTTGAAAGAAAAGAACAATGCCCAGGGAATTTTTGATATGGGTGCGATTCCTGCCTACGGAGTGGGAACGCAATGCATCAAAGATGATGCGTTTGTGGCGAAAATGAAATCTGTTTGGGGTGTTACAACCCTTGCTGAAAATCTTCGAAACTGCATGTTAGGTGCCATGAAAGAAGGAGCCTATAAAAATCTCTTTATCTTTGCAGAGGACCCGGTAGGTTGTGCCATTGATAAGGCTGAGGTAAATGCCTGGCTGGAGAAAGCAGAATTTGTGGCCGTACAGGATTATTTCATGACCGAAACCGCCATGGCTGCCGATCTGGTAATTCCTGCAACCCTGCCTCTTGAAATGGATGGCAGTTACTCTAATGCCCAGAAAGTATTTCAGGAATTTGAAGCGCAATTTGCCCCTAAACTCGAAAAACAAAGTTTCGAACAAACTGCTGATTTGTTGGAATTATTGGGCGTGAAAGGCGATAAAGAAG